cttccctctccctttcccttctccatccctcctctcctcccatccattcctctctcctcctccttccctcccagtaTTCTTGAACACTTGGCTCTTCTCACGACTGCTTTCATAGGAGACGGGAATGATTAATTGAGTTCCcataattcttttctttattggtaATGTAAATATTTGTTAGACTATTACGGGAATCGtcataaagagaaagaatgaaacaaaaacagtCTCCATTACGTACGGCTGTTAAAAGCAGTCGCGATAAGACATGACGTTTGAGAATAAGATTATAATGACCCTCTcgccttccactctctctctctctctctctctctctctctctctctcggtggaaGTGACAGCGATGATGACAGGCGGCTAGCGTTgagaggagtgggagtgggGAGGTTAGATGACGATGGCCCGGCAGTGTGAGCAGCGCCGCACCCTCATCAGCAGGCAGCAGATCAGGCCAAGCGGGAAGAACATTATTGCCATAAACATTCCACACAGCGTGAACTCCTCCCGCACGTACCCCATCTGGCAACAGAAGGCAAGTACggtgatggggtggtggtggtggtggtggtggtgatggtggtggtggtggtgataacataTTGGAGGACATGTGAGTATTTATCAtgcttcgtgattttttttcttttctttgttattgtttagaTGTTAGTGAAATTCGTGATGTACAAAAATTTGCGCTTAACAAAGCTGGAGGACACTTGAATGCcgcgtaaaaaagaaaataaatgaatgaagctaCAGGAGTCAAGTAGAGTGTTTGAAAGATCCACAAAGTTACGTGTTCATACCTTGCAGATGGGACAGGAaccctgctgctgcaccaccaccacgtgagTGGCAACAGGCTGAGGGGGCACAAGGGCAGCCCCAGCTATGTGTTCAGTTCCTTCCTGCGGCACGTCGAAGCCTACTGGGGGTACCTCGCCGTCAGCTTTTTGTTTGTACGGCGGCGGCTGCGTAGGCGTGGCTGGTGGTATAGCGTAACATTTAAGAGTTagcataaaaaaagggaaactttagaaaaaaaaacccagtaaATTCTCCATCTACAAAAGCATACCTTATTCATCCGTCACCACCTCTTTATACCTTCAGTGGACTCCTGAGATGTAATTTCGCGCCTTCGCCCAGAATACTTGGTTGCATATATATGGAAcaatactctgaaacacttcggCTCCGCATCTCAACaactttcaaaagactttaaATGAAGATACACAGATTTATAAAGATGTTTTCAAGGTTGTAGTGACAACTTAACAAAATGTCTACATTATCAGCAGGAGAAACATTCTATTGAGAAACGGGCTAGTAATCTCTATATCCTTTGAacaatgagagagcaaagcgtttctgaatacgaggcATGTAAAGGGAATTCGTTAGGCCACCATCTCCTTTGTGCCTTGCTCAAGCTTACCTACAGCGGCTAACACTAACATGGGTGGGTGCACGTAGGTGTGGGAGCGCTCATGCTGCAGATGACAGGCGGAGTGTCATGCCGCGAGGTGGGACAaaagtgagtagagagagaattactgcaGACCGAGAATGTTGGAAAATTCTGCAAAGGGTCAAGCAAAGTGAGTAATCTACTGTTGCATTCGCTGTTCATGGTTGTATACTACTGAATAAAAACTCACACGTGTATGGAGGGGGTGCGTCCTCCATGGCGAGGTATGGAGTGCCTGGGTACGTTGATCGAGGTGCTGAGGACGAGTAGGAAGAACCGCAGCGGTGACAACACTGAGCagtggtgacggtgacggtggaTACAGTCTAATCTGTTGGAAAATGTATGTGTGGAATTATCCAAGCTTCGTCAGtgcttaatgatgatgatgatgatagtgatgatggtggaagcggtaataaaataaatgtataatatTCATACAGTTTGTCACCGGGTCGTTGATAGGAAAACATTTCAATACAAACATCTGCTTAAACAACGCTGGGCACGTCCATTGCTGCTTTGTCACTAACGCAGACACTGAAGGTGTTTATGGCAATGATGAAAATGTCTCTTCGTGAGCTTGATGGTGTGACGtactctttatctatttatgttttttacagtttttcttTTGATGTCATATAGACTggccaaggaaaataaaaggtaaaaaaagtgaaaaggatcTCTCGTCTTGTCGCTTTCAGAAGactagaaaaagataaaaaagatcaGTCAGTCTGTTCTGCTCACCCAAGCCTTCCATAGAGCCTGACACAATGACAGATAAAGACCAACCCCCTCTCTCCAACGCACAAAaaatcactaacacacacacacacacacacacacacacacacacacacacacacacacacacacacacacacaccataaatcaTAATAAATGTTTTTCTTGTGTGGCTGTGTTTTGAAAGGGAATACCAAGTGATGGAATCGTTCCCGTTATACGAGTATATCATTGTCTGATGCGAAGGAGCAAAAAGTCTGACAGCACATCCTCTACTTCAGGTCATCTATTGTAGATTTCAAGAATGCTTTCATAAATGTAGTGGTAGTTTCATGAAGGTTCTGTATCTAGAGTACACGACTGGTTATCTCTATAGTCCTGGGAGAACAAAACATAAGAAAGGTTAGCATATTAGGTCACAATACTGCGtcattttctctgtcttttgtttgcttgttattcttttatattatcACAATTAACGGAAGGAATACGACGGTTTAGCACACAGTCTTTGCATGATGATCgttactgttgctgttcttAATACTGACAAAtaaagggaggcggtggcgtaatggataaggtagtgagcgtgggatcgggcagacgtcctgCGTAGGTTCAAAGCCAACcacataccgccttgaaactttatcatttgtcgagtggtttaaaattactaCGTATGGGTGGTGATATGTGGCCTAATGTGGGTATCACTATCAATaagattgcctgcgccactaatggatggaagctgaacagcggttcctatactcttcaagtatacctacaggcgctgtaggccataacatagataaaaaaaaggtaacagacCTTCTCCAGGAATCAGTAGGCAGTGGGTGGGGCTATGTTGGGTGTGGAAAGAGCATTTTAAACATATCGGCGCCTACAATCTCaattattttctgttttggtgAAAACTATTAGATTTAGGGATATTATCGTGATTTTAGTGGCAGTTCAGAAATCACTGGGAAAGCAACTATGATGGATGACCTGACTTATCATCTTTGTGGGCTTTGGAAGTAGTCCTGACGGGAGACCAAGACGTTTCATACCGTAGGTGCGGACTGTCAACCACCACGAACATCATCCCTCATCACCTGCCATCCATCCCTGCTATTTGTAGGAATTATTTTTCTAAACAATTTCTTTCTTGCTAGATGCATACGTATGCAAGAAGACTTGAAGCGCTGCGTAATATTTTTCACTCTTAGTTGTTCTTACATTCATATAATTGAGAATCCTGAATACTTAAAGCGAATATCTCactacatattatatacatttttctcaaTACTTCCGTGTTCTTCTTTCGCACGACTTGCCACGTCTCTGTATGGGATGGTGTTTGCTACATTTCCACCTCACTAACCTTGCTAGTTTGTAACAGAGGAGAGCGGCGATGATGGGATCACGACAGGAAAGCCTTCGTAATGGTAGAAGTGATAATTAGTACCGACATTTGTAGTGTGAATGTGGCTGTTTGtagcaaaggaggaaaaagaatgaaggaaatgtggCGTAGAGACTGCCACCACACTGTGTATCGCCCTTATCTGCTCTGTTCTTCCCTGTCTAATCTTATCACTTGGCTGACGGCTGAGTGATGTGTTTACTTCACCTaatcccgttttctattttgCACAAAGGCTGATAAAGAATTGTAAGGGTGGAGTAAAATATTCAGTTTATTCTTGTAATTTATTACTTTTGTTACAGGAACGGTTACGATACTGGTGAACTCTAGAATAGACGCGAAGTAACATGTTAAGCCTCACAGTTTGATCTAATTAGTAAGTAGGAACGTGTTGGTTCTCAAATATAATGCTTGGTGACTGAACTCGACTTGATAATAATCCTATCAGTGCTAAGTCAATggaaagcttaaaaaaaaaaaaacagtaaaatctTTGAACATAGATGATTTGATATTCTTAAGCAAGAGCTGCTGCATGTGAACCTGTTGcctcctttcacttccctttATGATCTCATGTTCTTATGTTAACTTAAGAAAATTTACTGGCAATATGTATGAAAATTACGTTACTTGATTTTTACTAGAACGAACACTTTCGGTTAGCCAGCCAATTCTAATAACTTTTGGTGTCAGTGTTATTTTTCACATGTCGGGAGGGACCTAATATCGTACTCAGCATAACCATTCTGCAGTTATTGTTCTGTCAGTCAATTTCATCACACTATCACACTTATAAAGAAGAAGCAACTTTAGACGGGCCGGGAATGCAGCAGCCGAACCATGGAGCtcagggagtggtggtgagcgAGAGGTGTGCTCCATCACTGATTGCCACGGTTACTCGTTTaggactatattctgaaacagttCGGCTTTGTAAATTCACAGCATTGAAAAAGACTCTAGTAGATGAAacgtgggtttttaaaggtgtttttatggttctagagacaaactaacacgatttctacgttatcaataagaaaaaacaatctTGAGAACTAACGGTGGCGTGAAAGCGAAGCGTTTTGACATATGGATTTTCGTTTTCACAAAGCTGTCTTGTTCAAGTTAAGATCATTGCAAAAAGACGGGCAAGAGATGGAGCGATCGAATTAATCAGGTTATTTCCCATAGTTTCACTTACTTAATTAACATATCTATTTGCTTTTCAGTTTAATCGTCTGCTGTTGCTTGGGCAAAATAA
Above is a window of Portunus trituberculatus isolate SZX2019 chromosome 43, ASM1759143v1, whole genome shotgun sequence DNA encoding:
- the LOC123518084 gene encoding brain protein I3-like, which produces MEDAPPPYTSTPTQPPPYKQKADGEVPPVGFDVPQEGTEHIAGAALVPPQPVATHVVVVQQQGSCPICKMGYVREEFTLCGMFMAIMFFPLGLICCLLMRVRRCSHCRAIVI